A stretch of Candidatus Marinimicrobia bacterium CG08_land_8_20_14_0_20_45_22 DNA encodes these proteins:
- the rfbD gene encoding dTDP-4-dehydrorhamnose reductase — MRILITGANGMLGEKCTDILAEKHKLLATDLADKLTYSNTIPYMPLDITNGEDVKRVISEFQPELILNCAAYTNVDGAEKNRELAHRVNVDGVKNILIALTGTDAKIIHISTDYVFDGTRGPYHESDTPKPINYYGMTKLLSEEAIRHSSIPWTIIRTNVLFGDSNFQEASFVSWVLNKITNRETIRVVNDQFGNPTWADGLAMAIDKVIDKQILGLYHYAGSDYINRFEFALEIASIYSLDPTFIRPITTRTLGQLAPRPFKAGLITDLIRKEIDVKIFSIKEALTIMKGTE, encoded by the coding sequence ATGAGAATTCTTATTACCGGCGCCAATGGAATGCTTGGAGAAAAATGTACAGATATTCTTGCTGAAAAACATAAACTGTTAGCGACCGATCTTGCCGATAAATTAACGTATTCAAACACAATCCCTTACATGCCTCTTGATATTACAAATGGTGAAGATGTCAAACGCGTTATATCCGAATTTCAACCGGAATTAATACTCAACTGCGCGGCATATACCAATGTGGACGGAGCAGAAAAGAATCGGGAACTTGCACACAGAGTTAACGTTGATGGCGTGAAAAATATTTTAATCGCTTTGACGGGAACCGACGCAAAAATTATTCATATTTCTACCGATTATGTCTTTGATGGAACGCGTGGTCCGTATCATGAATCCGATACGCCAAAACCGATTAATTATTATGGCATGACGAAATTATTGTCTGAAGAAGCGATCCGGCATTCGTCGATTCCATGGACGATTATTCGTACCAATGTCCTTTTCGGAGACTCTAATTTTCAAGAAGCAAGTTTTGTCAGTTGGGTTCTGAATAAAATTACAAACAGGGAAACCATTCGTGTCGTGAACGATCAGTTTGGAAATCCAACATGGGCGGACGGATTGGCAATGGCAATCGACAAGGTTATCGATAAACAGATTTTAGGACTGTATCATTATGCCGGCTCGGATTATATCAACCGGTTTGAATTTGCGTTGGAGATTGCATCGATCTATTCACTCGATCCGACATTTATTCGCCCGATTACAACGCGGACTTTAGGACAATTAGCGCCGCGACCTTTTAAAGCAGGATTGATAACAGATTTAATCCGGAAGGAAATAGACGTTAAAATATTTTCAATCAAAGAAGCACTGACGATCATGAAAGGAACCGAATAG
- the purE gene encoding 5-(carboxyamino)imidazole ribonucleotide mutase — protein MRTLTKISIIVGSSSDLAVVEDAKTYLSYFGISHEIKVISAHRQHDELMQYIRSAESEGVQIFIACAGMAAHLPGVVSAVTTRPVIGVPLDASSLNGLDALLSIVQMPKGIPVATMSIGSAGVINAVVFAARILSLSDSMIREKLETFQKNGSNLK, from the coding sequence ATGAGAACCTTGACAAAAATATCAATAATTGTTGGAAGCAGTTCGGATCTCGCTGTTGTTGAAGACGCAAAAACGTACCTGAGTTACTTTGGAATTTCACACGAAATCAAAGTAATATCCGCGCACAGACAACACGATGAATTAATGCAATACATTCGTTCAGCGGAATCGGAAGGAGTACAAATATTTATTGCTTGCGCCGGAATGGCGGCACATCTTCCGGGAGTCGTCTCGGCTGTAACAACGCGCCCGGTTATTGGCGTACCATTAGATGCCTCGTCGCTGAACGGTCTGGACGCTTTACTTTCGATCGTGCAAATGCCCAAAGGAATTCCTGTTGCGACCATGTCAATCGGTTCTGCGGGTGTTATCAATGCGGTTGTCTTTGCGGCACGGATTCTTTCGCTATCTGATTCAATGATTCGAGAAAAATTAGAAACGTTCCAAAAAAACGGGAGCAACCTAAAATAA
- the rnr gene encoding ribonuclease R, whose translation MFNRKSTCFFGESILKKTTKKISASDTERRWEAEIITHLAKNEDATFRPKKLAKSLRVSSANYLNFKRLIRRLTAEGKIEKGRRQSISKLDRSRQTEGIISFTRKGFAFVKTPDGNEFFIPEKQTLTALHHDVVRIEKHRKQSGQNPEGKILSVVSRSKEPVFAVLSRTSSKWYAFAESPNPRIRIEIIGEYHNIRNGMLVELASFSWEKPRIIPHAEIKQVLGMPDNPKDDLTILKKIFRLPLDFPRKVLLETDAIRLPDMDKELTVRKDFRDDDIFTIDPIEAKDFDDAISLTSNGDENWELGVHIADVSYFVTDGSATDLEARKRGTSVYFTESFVPMIPIRLSGLICSLQPDEDRLTFSVVMKISPTGELLRYEILPSVIRSKRRFNYEEVQTILDNQIGDYSETLLKMRDLSKVLREKRKTAGSIDFQIPEPVITLNENSEPITIRPSVRLESHELIEEFMLLANRCVAEHIAVHRKKERLPLIYRIHEPPSKKDVDDFFLGLKHLGLNFSKPCELTSLYLQKILETSRGKSYHNYVEQFALRSMTKAIYSQQPLGHFGLAFQYYTHFTSPIRRYPDLIVHRLLKVYSSEYSKMDVARYRRQIPHIAKQASEAEIHAMEAEREYRKVKQIRFISKKIGKWYKGVITGVFDYGFFVEISEFLIEGLVHVRTLEDDFYIFDEERRQLRGRKSRRIFCMGDEVSVKVASVSLADKLIDFEWGE comes from the coding sequence ATTTTCAACCGCAAAAGTACATGTTTTTTTGGAGAATCAATTTTGAAAAAAACTACTAAGAAAATTTCAGCAAGCGATACGGAAAGAAGATGGGAAGCGGAAATCATTACTCATCTTGCGAAAAACGAAGACGCTACTTTTAGACCGAAGAAGTTGGCAAAAAGTCTTCGTGTATCATCTGCCAATTATCTGAACTTCAAGCGATTGATTCGGAGATTGACGGCTGAAGGAAAAATAGAAAAAGGAAGGCGACAATCCATCTCAAAACTGGATCGATCCAGACAAACCGAAGGTATTATCTCGTTCACCCGCAAAGGATTTGCTTTCGTGAAAACACCGGATGGCAATGAGTTTTTCATTCCTGAGAAACAGACGCTGACTGCTCTTCATCACGACGTCGTTCGTATTGAAAAACATCGAAAACAGTCCGGTCAAAATCCCGAAGGGAAGATTCTGAGCGTTGTTAGCCGGTCAAAAGAACCGGTTTTTGCCGTTTTGTCGAGAACATCCTCAAAATGGTACGCTTTTGCCGAATCGCCGAATCCGCGCATCCGCATTGAAATCATTGGCGAGTATCATAATATTCGAAATGGAATGCTGGTAGAATTGGCTTCATTTTCATGGGAAAAACCACGAATAATTCCTCATGCGGAAATTAAACAAGTTCTCGGAATGCCTGACAATCCGAAGGACGATTTGACCATTTTAAAAAAAATATTTCGTTTGCCACTCGATTTTCCTCGGAAAGTTCTACTGGAAACAGACGCGATTCGTCTACCCGATATGGACAAAGAACTTACAGTTCGCAAAGATTTTCGCGACGACGATATTTTCACGATCGACCCCATTGAAGCGAAGGATTTTGACGATGCGATTTCACTAACTTCCAACGGTGATGAAAATTGGGAGTTGGGCGTTCACATTGCCGACGTTAGTTATTTTGTTACGGATGGAAGCGCTACCGATCTGGAAGCGCGAAAGCGGGGGACAAGCGTCTATTTCACGGAATCTTTTGTTCCGATGATCCCGATACGACTTTCCGGTTTGATATGTTCTCTCCAACCCGATGAAGATCGCCTGACTTTTTCCGTCGTTATGAAAATTTCACCAACAGGAGAATTGCTTAGGTACGAAATTCTCCCAAGCGTAATTCGCTCCAAACGCCGATTCAATTATGAGGAAGTTCAGACGATTCTGGACAACCAAATCGGCGATTACTCAGAAACCTTGCTCAAGATGCGGGATTTAAGCAAAGTACTTCGGGAAAAACGAAAAACAGCCGGCAGTATTGACTTTCAAATCCCGGAACCGGTGATCACACTAAATGAAAACAGTGAACCAATAACCATCCGACCGAGCGTTCGTCTCGAAAGTCATGAATTGATCGAAGAGTTTATGTTGCTCGCCAACCGATGCGTGGCGGAACATATTGCCGTTCATCGCAAAAAGGAGCGTTTGCCGCTGATCTATCGGATTCACGAACCGCCATCGAAGAAAGACGTTGACGATTTTTTCCTTGGACTGAAGCACTTAGGGCTAAACTTTTCAAAACCGTGTGAATTGACATCTCTTTATCTGCAAAAAATTCTGGAAACAAGTCGTGGAAAATCGTACCATAACTATGTCGAGCAGTTTGCACTGAGATCGATGACAAAGGCGATATATTCACAACAGCCGCTGGGACATTTCGGGTTGGCTTTTCAATATTACACGCATTTCACTTCGCCGATTCGGCGTTATCCGGATTTGATCGTCCATCGATTGCTGAAAGTCTACTCTTCTGAATATTCTAAAATGGATGTTGCACGTTATCGTCGCCAAATTCCACACATCGCGAAGCAAGCGAGCGAAGCGGAAATTCATGCTATGGAAGCCGAGCGCGAATATCGAAAAGTGAAACAAATCCGATTCATTTCTAAAAAGATTGGCAAGTGGTACAAAGGCGTTATCACCGGCGTGTTCGACTACGGTTTCTTTGTAGAAATCAGTGAATTTTTAATTGAGGGACTTGTTCATGTCCGAACGCTTGAAGACGATTTCTATATCTTCGATGAAGAGAGACGACAACTGCGTGGGAGAAAAAGCAGAAGAATCTTTTGCATGGGCGATGAAGTGTCTGTCAAAGTCGCAAGCGTATCACTCGCAGATAAGTTGATCGACTTTGAATGGGGCGAGTGA
- a CDS encoding low-specificity L-threonine aldolase, whose protein sequence is MNPIVIDLRSDTLTKPTPGMRMAMFRAEVGDDVYNEDPTVNELQERVASLLGKEDAIFVSSGTMSNQIAIKSHTQPGQELICESDCHIFNYEASGAAFHSLVQIRPVKGRSGVMDIEDVKLAIRPDNIHAGKTSMITVENTHNRAGGTIYPLEAIKNLSSLARSRDILMHLDGARLMNAVVATGIPAKKWAEHFDSVSMCFSKGLGAPVGSILAGSAEFIQKARRYRKIFGGGMRQSGILAAACIYALDHHVDRLAEDHQNAKELALGLSQIPGIKVDMDSVETNIVMIYVRHPKFNAESFSVALRECGIGMNPITSEKLRAVTHLDITNPQIYETIKVFKQILK, encoded by the coding sequence ATGAATCCGATAGTCATTGATTTGCGAAGCGACACTTTGACCAAGCCGACGCCCGGCATGCGAATGGCGATGTTCCGAGCCGAAGTTGGCGATGACGTTTACAACGAAGACCCAACGGTAAACGAACTCCAGGAGCGCGTAGCTTCACTGTTGGGAAAAGAAGATGCTATTTTTGTTTCAAGCGGAACAATGTCCAATCAAATAGCAATCAAAAGTCATACACAACCCGGACAGGAATTGATTTGCGAGTCGGATTGCCATATCTTTAATTATGAAGCAAGTGGAGCGGCTTTTCATTCGCTTGTTCAAATCCGTCCGGTCAAAGGACGATCGGGCGTCATGGATATTGAAGATGTCAAATTAGCAATCCGTCCTGATAATATTCATGCTGGGAAGACCTCGATGATCACGGTTGAAAACACACACAACCGAGCGGGCGGAACGATCTACCCACTCGAGGCGATAAAAAATTTGTCATCTCTCGCAAGATCGAGGGACATTTTGATGCATCTGGATGGTGCAAGGCTGATGAACGCTGTGGTTGCCACTGGAATTCCCGCAAAAAAGTGGGCGGAACATTTTGATTCCGTTAGCATGTGTTTTTCGAAGGGTCTTGGAGCGCCTGTGGGTTCTATTCTTGCCGGATCGGCAGAGTTCATTCAAAAAGCTAGACGCTATCGGAAAATATTTGGCGGTGGAATGCGACAGTCGGGAATTTTAGCCGCGGCTTGCATTTACGCTTTAGACCATCACGTTGATAGACTGGCGGAAGACCATCAAAATGCGAAAGAACTTGCACTCGGGCTCAGCCAGATTCCGGGTATCAAGGTGGATATGGATAGCGTCGAAACCAATATCGTCATGATTTACGTCCGACATCCAAAATTCAACGCAGAGTCGTTTTCCGTAGCGCTGAGGGAATGCGGAATTGGTATGAATCCGATCACTTCGGAAAAACTGCGCGCCGTTACGCATCTGGATATCACGAATCCGCAAATTTATGAAACCATCAAAGTCTTTAAGCAAATATTAAAATAG
- a CDS encoding phosphotransferase enzyme family protein → MSSTKALITKMFERWSNEPALSFDPLPQSGSYREYFRLKSETKSALGVLNPDRKENIAFIGFSKHFRKQGFDVPEIYDEELDHSIYLIQDLGDTTLYSFLTQVYKNGIFPKNLIDIYKQVVAIMPRFQVIAGRDLNYSLCYPRSRFDKRSMMWDLNYFKYYFLKLARVSFDEQELEDDFQKFSDFLLTANCNYFLYRDFQSRNIMLFSGKPYFIDYQGGRKGALQYDLASLLYDSKADIPQHIREELLYEYMKNLHTVIDFNEKEFLGYFWGYVLIRIMQAMGSYGFRGFYEKKEHFLKSIPYATANLEWILSHIQLPINLPTLTNVLKSITDSPKLKTIGGVKNRLKVTVNSFAYKRGIPADRTGNGGGFVFDCRAILNPGRYEKYKNLTGNDAPVIDFFKTETNIDEFLENVYQVIDPSVENYIARKFTDLMVNFGCTGGQHRSVYCANAFAEHLKSKFEILVEVRHLVLENE, encoded by the coding sequence ATGAGCAGTACAAAAGCATTGATAACTAAAATGTTTGAAAGATGGTCGAACGAGCCGGCACTCTCTTTCGATCCTTTGCCGCAATCCGGGAGTTATCGCGAATATTTCAGGCTCAAAAGCGAGACGAAATCCGCTCTCGGCGTTCTAAATCCCGACCGGAAGGAAAACATCGCCTTTATCGGCTTCTCAAAACATTTCCGCAAGCAGGGATTTGACGTGCCGGAGATTTACGATGAAGAACTCGATCATTCGATTTATCTGATTCAAGACCTCGGCGACACGACGCTCTACTCTTTTCTCACTCAGGTTTACAAGAATGGCATTTTCCCAAAGAATTTAATTGATATTTACAAACAGGTCGTAGCGATTATGCCGCGCTTCCAGGTTATTGCCGGACGGGATTTAAATTATTCCCTCTGTTATCCACGTTCCCGCTTCGACAAGCGTTCGATGATGTGGGATTTGAATTATTTCAAGTACTATTTCCTAAAACTTGCCCGCGTTTCGTTTGATGAACAGGAACTTGAAGACGATTTCCAGAAATTTTCCGATTTTCTGCTAACTGCAAACTGCAATTATTTCCTCTACCGCGATTTTCAATCCAGAAACATCATGTTGTTCAGCGGAAAACCATACTTCATCGATTATCAGGGCGGCAGAAAAGGCGCGTTACAGTACGATCTCGCCTCGCTTCTCTACGACTCAAAAGCCGATATTCCGCAACATATCCGAGAGGAACTTCTTTACGAGTACATGAAAAATCTCCACACGGTCATTGACTTCAACGAGAAGGAATTTCTTGGCTATTTCTGGGGTTATGTTTTAATCAGAATCATGCAAGCGATGGGCTCCTATGGGTTTCGCGGTTTTTATGAGAAGAAAGAACATTTTCTCAAGAGCATCCCTTATGCGACAGCTAATCTCGAATGGATTCTCTCCCACATTCAATTGCCGATCAATCTTCCAACTCTGACAAATGTTTTGAAAAGCATCACCGATTCGCCAAAACTAAAAACGATTGGCGGAGTAAAAAATCGATTAAAAGTCACTGTCAACAGTTTCGCCTACAAAAGAGGCATTCCAGCGGATCGTACGGGTAATGGCGGCGGTTTTGTTTTTGATTGCCGTGCTATTCTGAATCCCGGGCGATACGAAAAATATAAAAACCTCACCGGAAACGATGCGCCGGTGATAGACTTTTTCAAAACGGAAACAAATATCGACGAATTTCTCGAAAACGTCTATCAAGTTATCGATCCATCGGTTGAAAATTATATCGCTCGAAAATTCACCGACCTGATGGTTAATTTCGGTTGCACAGGCGGACAGCATCGCTCGGTTTATTGCGCGAATGCCTTTGCCGAACATCTCAAATCGAAATTCGAGATTCTAGTGGAAGTCAGACATCTCGTTCTTGAAAATGAATAA